The Oenanthe melanoleuca isolate GR-GAL-2019-014 chromosome 24, OMel1.0, whole genome shotgun sequence genome segment agcccaggcaaGTGTCCATCCCTTAGAGCCCTTAGTCGTTCTCGCTCTGcaagggacagagaggagagcagggtgaggtgccaggggctgggctgggggtacagcccctgtgcagggcacagccctgccagctcacCTCCATTTTGCTGTATATCCAGCTGAGGAGCTTTGTCACACGTGTGTACACTCCGGGCTTGTTCTTCTGGCCACATCCCGTCCCCCAGCTCGTCACCCCGGCCACATACCAGCGGCCATCGTCCTCGCAGACCAGGGGCCCCCCGCTGTCACCCTGGCTCGGAGGGGCACAGCAGTGAGGAGGGTGGACAGGAGACGCCCCAAAAAGGGGCAGCTCTCCCCTGGCGTGCCCCCAGCTCACCTGGCACGCgtccttccctccctgcaggtaCCCGGCGCACATCATGCGGGGGGTCAGGTAGCCCTCGTACACCTTGTCGCTGTTGCAGATCTTGTAGTCGATCAGCTTCACCTCGGCCTCCCGCAGCTTCGGGGACGTGTTATCTGCaaggcagggagggctgtggggcaggggaggCCTCGCCATCGCCACCACCCCCCGCCCCTCCACAGCGAGGGAGGCAGCGGGTGTTGCTGCCAGGTCTCGTTTCTGCTGGGAGGGCAACCCCCGGAGTTATCCCTGCGGGAAAGCCCTCGAGGGCCACAGCAGGGCCGTGCCCGTGGGCAGGAGCGCTCTCCTCCCTCACCTTCATTCTCCCTGGTTTTGCCGAAGCCGGTGATGAAGCAGGACCTGCCGGTCTGGAATCGCTGGCCGTACATGGGCAGGCAGGCGGGGCGCacctgggctggaggagaggggtgggagcagggtgaggagtgAGGGGTGAGTCACTGGGAGAGAAACCCTCACAGCCCGCAGCCAGGGGTGCAAGAGTCGGGCCGAaatttctctgatctgcctcacgacCATCATGACAGACTGAGAGCCCAGGACCCACCACTCGCTCTGGAcctgagttctggcctggcccaggtggatgcttgccaaggactgtttgtaggTGTGCTTGGAACTTGCCAAGGACTTTTTCTTGGTGTGTCTGGTGcttgcccagcactgtctgtggctgtgcctggtgctgccatggtgctgctctcagcagggcGCTGCTCATAGCGCCTGTTCCAGCACCTGTTCcttggagcaatgatctccacatacaatagtccatgaatctcccaccttttggccagaggctgcttgctttggaaaaggactataaaaagggACTTTCCTAAGGAGactctgagatctctttctccccaacgATTGGAGCCGCATCTATCGTCGGACGACCACGAGGATGCTCCTGTCTGTTGGTAGCTacatcccatcctttctctctctttccttttactTAGTGTCCTTtacctctctctttctctctctctcctatcacaaaactgaattgttgACACGCAATaaactgcattgctgctttctgctgaataaaacctgagtctcttgctttttgtcttttgcaccctggggttgAACGAACCATCACGACTCCCGCTTGGGTTGAGCGGATAGTGACAAGGGGTGTGCAGGAAATGCTCTACTCtctgcccatcccagcagggtCTCCCCAGCCCCATGTGGGGTtggtggcacagctgagcccatgACAAGCCAGGTGGCCACAGCAGGGTtggatgctgcagctggcagcagccccacacaCCCCATGGTTCTCAGGGCACCAGAGCAGCCTCTCAGTCCTGTCTGTCTCCCTGTCCCCCAAACACCACCCAGCCaagcccagagaagctgagacACCTCACCTGAGAGTGTCAGTGGCTTGGAGAGCTTCATGAGGGCAATGTCGTAGTCGTCGTGGTCGTCACTGTAGTTGGAGTTGATGATGacctgggacacagggatgccCTCCATGGGCTGCTTCAGGTCCGACACCCCTCCGTACACCTTCCAGTCATCCAGGATCTTCACGCTGTTCCTGGCAGGGAGAGAGCGGACAGGAGGGAGTGAGACCCAGGCtatggggctgggctgggtgcccgggctggcagcagcactcacatGAAGAAGCAGTGGGCAGCGGTGAGCACCCACTGAGCGTCGATGATGGTGCCGCCGCAGATGTGGATGGGCCCGTACTGCACGCTGACCTGCCAGGGCCATTTGTTCACAGACGTCTCCTTCCCACCGATGATCCGGCCAGAAATCCTCTGCCCGCAGGctggaggggagagcagggctgggagaaagGCTCAGGGGAAGGGGAGCATGGAGGGGGACACACACAACATCCCACCACCCACAGGGACCACATTTATTGCAGGGAATAGGATGTTGGTTGTTTTCTATCACCCAAAACATTCTCTGGAAGACATCCCAtttgcccagccctgtgctgagcaggagggaAGTGATCCCAAGCCTGTGGAAAGGGGCCCACCCTTGTCTGTGTCCCAGCCAGTCCTTACTTGTGCATCGCAGCGAGACGTACTTTCCTGTGAGACACTGGGAGCTGCGGGAGAGAGGAGGGACACTCAGCCTCAGCCCCATTCCTGTGGCACCAGGGAGGGGCGGGTAGGAGGTGACCCTGGTACCTGTTGAGGCTCTGCTGGATGGTCTCTCTCTCATCAGTCACCGTGAGGCTCTTGCCAGAGACACGTAGGGGGATGAATTCTGTCTGTGATGCACTGTGAGGGGAGAGGACAGGCAGTGAGGATCCCCCCACCCAGCGCTGACCACTTGGCCCCTGCATTATGCCCAGAGCAGCGcttttcagctggaaaacacagcactgggtgttgggggttgagtgtttttctattgcTGTgttaatttaaagaatttttcccattatcatgccaatggagctggctgggttacacccaggacctttgagGACTCaggacaaaaggggtaggtgggagcagcttccagaggggcactcgtgctttcagaggggactcgtgtttcggggagctcggaggaggatcgTCTGTCTGGAGCCATGAGGCTGAACACAGGAGAGtcagaccctctgcgatcacctgccctgcatctgccctgctccagcctccagcctctgcagacacagctgacaCCAGAAcccaacggtgagcgaggagctgcccgctccagccgctcccccctgagaccagcgcggccgcggccgccccttcccgcctccgctcccgccgagagagagcgtgctcacagctaaagaaaggactggaaccgagtaatctgtgctgctttgttggtaattttaacaactgctgttgtttctgcttgtatggttagatatattagtaaaagagctgttattcctatccccttatctctgcctcagagtctttgattcaaacaattataatacttggggggagtggaatgaaagtctctatttcaaaggaaaacttctgcctttatcggcagacacctgtccttcaaaccaggacaactagggaaaacagcacagcagaCCCTGCTCTTAGTCAGGGTAGGGGACTGGCAGGGCCCTAGCAATGAGCAGAAGAACCCATCCTCCAGGAATTACTTCTGGAATCCCAGCTGCCGGCAGGTTTTCCTGGAGAGGGACTCGTCCCAGTCACTGCTGCACACCGGCAGCCACTGGCTCTCGGCGCTGGAGTAGACGTGGAGCAGCGACTCCTCGGATAAGAAGCGCactgtgggatggagcaggagggtcAGGGTGTTCCCGGGgctcccctccttcccaccatcccagctgTGGGTGCCTCACCACAGCCCAGCTCGTCGCTCCTCTGGGAGCAGTCGACGACGCCGTCGCAGCGCACGGCGCTGTCCTTGCAGCTCTCTGCCGGTTCCTTGTACACGATGCCCGTCTGCGACCGCCAGAACATAACTGCAGGCAGAGAACACACGCTGAGGCCAGGGCTGGCCATGGGAGAAGGGCTGTGACCCAGCTGGGTGGGTATCTGGAGGCATGGAGCACTCCCAGTCACTGGGTGTGAGCACGAGGTGTGTTTGAGCCAAAAGTGGGGAGCTGCTggtcacagggctgggggaggacTGGCCACCCTGAGCACCCCGCAATATATCAATGCCCAGCTGCTGCAAGCTTCTGTCCCTTCACCCACAGCAAATGCATTCAGCCTGCGAGTGCTTCAAGCCCACTGGCTGGAGAGTGGATCTGATATCACCAGGATTAAAGGGATTCCCCTGTGCCTGTTCTGCCTACGGACCATGATTTGTCTTGGGGAGGGCACTGTGGGCGTTGCTGggtgccctgctgcccaccagAGTAAGcccagcagaaggaaagcacactgcagccccagccccccaaagactgccaccagcccaggcagatttccttttctgctcgCCCCAGCTCCCGTTTCTCCACCAGAGGTCAGGAACACTCAGGGAATGGGAAGAGCACATCCTTGTCCCTTGGCCAGGAGTTTCCCTCTGGCACTTCCCAGTGTGGGTATCCCCAGACTCTGCtgacccccagctcctctgagaTCCTCTCCAGGAGCCTGGAGCCAGCCCGTGCTGGGACCCCACTCACACAGCAGGATGAGGGCGATGAGCAGCACGATGAGGACGGAGACGCAGAAGATGAGCGCAAGCCGCCGCTGGCTCATGCAGGGAGCTCTGAACATGGAGGatcctggcagcagggcagaggcagggtCAGGGGGCTGCTGCCTCCTCGGGGCACACAGaccctgctggagagcagggccaTGCACACCCCAgccttccctgtgctcagtgcccCCACACCCCTCACAGCCCAGGGGAACACATGGCTGTACATCCCTGCCTCGCTCCATCCCTCCCCGTGCTGAGAGGGATCCATGGATCTCCCCATCCTTACGTGTGCTCTCACAGGCCGAGCAGGGGCTCGGGGCCGGGCCGGACTCGGGGCTGTAGGGTTTGAAGCTGATGCCCAGGACGTTCTCTCGAGGCTGCGGGGGTCGGGCACCGAAGATGCTGCTGACCTTGGAGACATGGAGGAGGCTGGGGGGGACACTGCTGGGCGAGGCAGTGGTCTGTGGGCAGAGGGGACTGTcaccagcagtggctgctgcccacCAGAGTCcccccctgctgtccccctgccaCCTGTGAAGGTGAAAGAACGCAGAGATGGAGCTGAGCCCCCCTGGCAGCCTGTTCCTCACAGAACCATGAGCCTCATGGAGAGTCACCACCCCAGTGCCTCTCTCTGTGCCACAACCTCAGCCAAATCCCACCCAGGATGGCCAAAAACCTCGTTGTCACCGGATTTGTCCCCTTCAGGCAGCTGAACTTCCCAAAGCCATCGCTGTGAGCCGAGCAATCAGCCGGGTATTTGGCATCAGGACAGTCACGCCGTGGCCCAGTTCCACGGGGCCAGTGCCCCAATTTATGCATCTATCCTTAATTAGCCATTTGAAAAATACACTGCAATTTCCAGCTGTCATTTAGTAACACTTAATAATCGGTGTTTTCCAAGCCCTGAAACGTCCTGCACCCTGGAATGCTGCTCTGCAGTTATGTCACTCCTGATCCATGAattcacaaaagaaaatgtatttgtttcctttccacAAAATACACTCTTCCAAATGCTCCCTTGGTGACAGAATCCAGAGCCTCTCATTTTCCTCCAGAGAGGACCTGTGAacaaacccccccccaaaaaatcctgcttCCTCTACCTTTTGTAggatggatggggcttggagcagcctgttccggtggaaggtggccctgcccatggaaaggggctggaactgggtgatcttttAGTCCCTTTCCATCCagaccattctgggattctgtagCAGCACTTCTGAGGGAGAACCCAGGGAGAGAGCCACcaccctgcagggagcactTACCACCCAGAGACGGGCTCTAACACATCCCTCTAGGTTGCCTGTCTCTGATTTTTGTCTCTGCACCTTTCTCCATGACCAGAAATCATCCCTTTCCCTGCCGAGCCAGAGCGGAGCGCTCGGGCTGGGAcgggcaggacagggacacgggcagtgctgggagcgCCCCTCGCCCTTCCAGCGGGGGTTTTCTCGCCCCTCGTGTTTCCTGCCGGGAAGCAGGAGCCCTGATGAGCCGGTGCGAGGCTCGTGCTTTGTGAATGCGGCGGTGCCCTCCGCGGCGATGCTCTGGTGTAACTTCCTGGGCATTATCCGTGAGTCACGCGTGCCGCGCGGCTCCGAGCGCGGCTCAGCGCACCGGGACACGCCTGCCCCGTGTCAGGCACTGCCCCGCTCGGGCTGTGCCTGCCGAGCTCAGCCCCGCCGAGCCGCCGGCCGCAGCACCCCGGgccaccagccctggccagcagcgAGGCGTGCGGGGCCACCCCCCGGCACAAACCTCCCACCCCTGCGGGCCCTTGGCACAGGCTCCGCCGATGTCCCCCGGCCTTGTGTGGCCACTCGTGTGGCTCCTGTGCGCGGGGAGGAGCGGAGAGAGGCATTTTCTGGAGCAGAGGCACTTTCTGTTCCACCGCACCAGCCCCACTCTCTGCCAGACAGCAGGAACAAGCCTGGATCTGCTCCAGGTTTCCCTATATCCAGatttcccagcagtgctgcagccttgcCTTCTCCAGGGAGCCCAGAGAGCCCCTCAGCTTGCTCCTCGAGGCTGGGAGGGTAGGAGGGTGCCTGCAGTGCCCTCCCCTAACCAGCCCAAGCAGTCACAACGCTGATGGCATTTCGGTTCTCACGCACCCACATCGTGGGGCATCCCCGGGCACCCTCAGTACCCCTGTGAGTGACAGCCAGAGCCTGAGCAAAGCAATGTGAGAATGCCAGGGACCTTTCCCAGGAAAAGAATTTCTCCTGCTTATGTAGAAATGAGGTTTTTGTAAATACCCTTTCCCCCTGGCATTTTGTGATATCTCCAGACATCTGATGTGTCACAtctcaccctgcagcagctgtaaCCCTTTTCATACCAGACCAGCAGATCTACAATTCACCAGAGGAGAAACCTCTCcatcacacacagaaaacacagcccagctttcccaggagctggcagtgctggatgcCACAGCACTCCCACCTCCAGTGTGCAAATATATCAAATTAACCTGCCATAGGTCAGACTGCTCTGAGCGCTCCTCAGCAGGAAGCACATGCCCTTTCTTACACTTAGGGAATTTTCAGCTACTTGTTTCCTTAAAAGTCTAAGGTCTAAATAATTTTGTGGGCCTGCCAGAGAAGGTAACAGAGCTCTTGCCATGGgtgagcagtgcagggacacgtgcagcagagagagcagcagtggtTTTTGCAGAGATGTTTTTCCTGAGGAGAGCGCGTGACCCCGGTGAGCAAGCGACAGCTCCTGCCCACAAAACCTTTACTCATCCTTTGCTGGCTTTTGAGTAAAAGTCAGAGGCAGAGCCGAGCCTGGATCACAGGCACCGCTGTGGTTTGCGCCCTTTCCCCCACGGCCTCTCTGCAAAAGCTCCAGCAGCCGCCAGAGTGatccctgccaggggcagctgtggggaggaTGGCTTGCTTTCACCCAGGACATCCAGGAGGGactctggggacactcagggactCCTGGCCACCTCACAGACAGTGATactgcctgcctgcagcactgagcccttTGCTGAAGCTGTCAGGAGTGCAAACAACACCCCACTCTTTGTCCCTGCTCtgaggctcagagcagagctgggcaaggCACCAAAccaaggacagcagcactgaggtgcTCATCCTCTTTGCACTGTgggctgtgactgcagctccaCACCCTGGTGTGGAGGGAAGGCCCCCAAACCCACGGCAGCAGAGGACAATCAGCAGGGGAAAGggaagccaggctgggctgcaggctcagcaTCCAGGAAAACCAGCCAGCAGTCACCTGCAGTTTCGGAGTGGGAGGGAAAGCGGAAGCCAGGGAACACCTGGGTGTTGCAACCAGACCCAGGGCCCAGCCATGTcttggagaagcagaaggaCACAGGAACTCCCAAAAATCCAGGAGCATtaagaggggagagagggaggcagCCTGGCTTAAATGTGCTGCCTCAgatcctgctccccagctgagctctgcccctgccctcaggatggctccagctgctcacagccctgtgtCCAGGCTGGGAACTCCTTCACCTGTTTGTGAGGCACCGATtgtctgcacagagcagctcagccagcacacAATGGAGACATTGTCCTCGCCAGGACAAAGACgtccccagcctgggagagcCCCTAGTCCCTCTGGGGACAATGTCCTGCTCAAGTGCCACTGCTGACTGGGGCCTacctgggaggggacagacCCCAGCACCAGAACAGGGCTGAGAGGACAGAGCCAAGGCCCTGATACACACAGCAAAGTGAAATCCCAAAGCCAGCCAGCATCACTTTGCAAGTGCAGGTGACCGAGTAATG includes the following:
- the TMPRSS13 gene encoding transmembrane protease serine 13 isoform X2, with the translated sequence MDGKTSPVSSIFGARPPQPRENVLGISFKPYSPESGPAPSPCSACESTRSSMFRAPCMSQRRLALIFCVSVLIVLLIALILLFMFWRSQTGIVYKEPAESCKDSAVRCDGVVDCSQRSDELGCVRFLSEESLLHVYSSAESQWLPVCSSDWDESLSRKTCRQLGFQNASQTEFIPLRVSGKSLTVTDERETIQQSLNSSQCLTGKYVSLRCTTCGQRISGRIIGGKETSVNKWPWQVSVQYGPIHICGGTIIDAQWVLTAAHCFFMNSVKILDDWKVYGGVSDLKQPMEGIPVSQVIINSNYSDDHDDYDIALMKLSKPLTLSAQVRPACLPMYGQRFQTGRSCFITGFGKTRENEDNTSPKLREAEVKLIDYKICNSDKVYEGYLTPRMMCAGYLQGGKDACQGDSGGPLVCEDDGRWYVAGVTSWGTGCGQKNKPGVYTRVTKLLSWIYSKMESEND
- the TMPRSS13 gene encoding transmembrane protease serine 13 isoform X1, encoding MDGKTSPTTASPSSVPPSLLHVSKVSSIFGARPPQPRENVLGISFKPYSPESGPAPSPCSACESTRSSMFRAPCMSQRRLALIFCVSVLIVLLIALILLFMFWRSQTGIVYKEPAESCKDSAVRCDGVVDCSQRSDELGCVRFLSEESLLHVYSSAESQWLPVCSSDWDESLSRKTCRQLGFQNASQTEFIPLRVSGKSLTVTDERETIQQSLNSSQCLTGKYVSLRCTTCGQRISGRIIGGKETSVNKWPWQVSVQYGPIHICGGTIIDAQWVLTAAHCFFMNSVKILDDWKVYGGVSDLKQPMEGIPVSQVIINSNYSDDHDDYDIALMKLSKPLTLSAQVRPACLPMYGQRFQTGRSCFITGFGKTRENEDNTSPKLREAEVKLIDYKICNSDKVYEGYLTPRMMCAGYLQGGKDACQGDSGGPLVCEDDGRWYVAGVTSWGTGCGQKNKPGVYTRVTKLLSWIYSKMESEND